GGCCGGGATAGCGGTCATAGACCACGAAGGCCTGCATCTCCTGCTTCTTGGCGGCAATATTGACGCAATGGTCGAAATAGCCGGAGACGACGTCGGCGCTGCCGCCGAGCACGGCCTTCAGCGCGTCCGAGCCACCCTTGAGGTCGACCAGTTCGACCGCAAGCCCGGCCTTGTCATATTCGCCAAGCTGCTTGGCCAGCACGGTGGGCAGGTAGCACAGGCAGGCGCCGCCCCCGACCGCGATGGTGATCTTGCTTTGCGCCGCGGCAAGGCCCGTGGACAGGGTCAGCGCCAGCAGCGTTCCGGCAAGTGTGCCAAGCAGTTTCTTCATGACGTCCTCCGTTCGATTGGCCGGCAAGATAGAGGAGCAGGCGCGCCTTGAGAAGGCGACTTTCCAGGTGCTGGCCAAGCCTGTGGCCACGGCATAGCATCGCGAAATACAGGAGAACACCAAGAATACTTCAAGGAAACACCAAGGGAGGCCTTCATGAATCGCATTGCAACCGCGCTGTCGCTCGCCACCGCCTTCGCCGCCGGCTGTGGCGTCATCCATCTGCTGCGGCCGGCGCTCGCGGCCGAGAGCATCACCGCGCAAATCATCCACACCGGCGAGATGGAGGGCGACAAGCTCGGCGACGCCAACAAGACGGGCTTCCGCTCCAGGACGTTCGTTTCCGCCGACGGCGCCACCGTCTCGATCCAGGACGGCAATGTGCCGAAGCACATGCATCCCAACACCAACGAGATGCAGTTCATCCTCGAGGGCACCGGCACGGTCTGGCTCGGCGACAAGGAAGTGCCGGTGAAGCCGGGCGACCTGATCGTGATCCCGAAAGGCACCCCGCATGGCGGCACCAAGCCGAACGGCCGCCCGTTCAAGGCGATCGCGATCAAGACGCCGCCGCAGGCGCCTGACGATACCAAGCTGCTGGATTGAGAACGGCGGTCTTTCTACCGTCATTGCGAGGAACGGATTTCCTGCCGAACTTGTGACCGTCACCCTGAGGAGACCGCGGAGCGGCCGTCTCGAAGGGTCGACGGCCCGACTGTGGGCCGTCCATCCTTCGAGACGCGCGTTCCGCGCTCCTCCAGCGACAAAGGCGAAGCCTTTGCGCGGGGATGACGTAGCTCACTTCGTTGGCGGTGCATGAGCGTCATCCGGGCTCTTGCAAATCTCGTCGCTTTCAGGATGCAGTTCCATTGCATGACGATCGACAGATAATTCACTTGCCTCGCCTCTCGCCACTCCATAATATGACGATTGTCATTTCATGGAGATCAGGACCATGAGCCTGGATGATCACCCCACGGTCAGGGCCGTGCGTGCGCGCAGCAGCCAACCGGTCTACGACGCCCCGGTGTCTTCGGACCTGCTCAAGCGGATCGCGCGGGAATGCGGCGCCGACGATGTCGGCATCATCGAGTTCGACCGCGCTGCGATCGCGCCGCAGCGCGACTTCATCCGCAAGGTCTATGGCCGGACGCGTTCCCTGCTCGCGATCGCCTGCCACATGAACCGCGAGCCGGTGCGCTCGCCGTCGCGTTCGGTCGCCAACGAGGAATTCCACTCGACCTACGATCACGTCAACGAGACCGCCCGCGCCATCGTTCGCGCGCTCGACGAGCACGGTATCCCGGCCTGCAATTCAGTCGCCGCTTTCCCGATGGAGATGGACCTGCCGAGGATCATGATGGTCCAGCACAAGCCGATCGCGGTCGAAGCCGGGCTCGGCCGGATGGGAATCCATCGCAGCGTGATTCACCCGAAATTCGGCAGCTTCGTGCTGCTCGGCACCGTGCTGCTCGGCTGCGAGGTCGACGCCTACGACCAGCAAATCGACTACAATCCGTGCCTGGAATGCAAACTGTGCGTCGCCGCCTGTCCGGTCGGCGCCATCAAGCCGGACGGCGGCTTCGATTTCCTGTCCTGCCACACCCACAATTATCACGACTTCCTCGGCAACTTCACGCAGTGGGTCGAGAAGGTCGCGGACGCAAAGGATGCCAGGGATTATCGCGCCCGCGTGCCGCGCACCGAGACGCTCAACATCTGGCA
The window above is part of the Bradyrhizobium sp. PSBB068 genome. Proteins encoded here:
- a CDS encoding cupin domain-containing protein, whose amino-acid sequence is MNRIATALSLATAFAAGCGVIHLLRPALAAESITAQIIHTGEMEGDKLGDANKTGFRSRTFVSADGATVSIQDGNVPKHMHPNTNEMQFILEGTGTVWLGDKEVPVKPGDLIVIPKGTPHGGTKPNGRPFKAIAIKTPPQAPDDTKLLD
- a CDS encoding 4Fe-4S binding protein, whose product is MSLDDHPTVRAVRARSSQPVYDAPVSSDLLKRIARECGADDVGIIEFDRAAIAPQRDFIRKVYGRTRSLLAIACHMNREPVRSPSRSVANEEFHSTYDHVNETARAIVRALDEHGIPACNSVAAFPMEMDLPRIMMVQHKPIAVEAGLGRMGIHRSVIHPKFGSFVLLGTVLLGCEVDAYDQQIDYNPCLECKLCVAACPVGAIKPDGGFDFLSCHTHNYHDFLGNFTQWVEKVADAKDARDYRARVPRTETLNIWQSLSFKPGYKAAYCISACPAGEDVIGPFLSDRDAHFSDVVQPLIDKDEFVYVIPDTDAEDTVTRRFPHKKMQHVSSGRHTGSIQAYIFSLSLGFQRGRARGLDFVTHLRFTGASALDMTVAIKGRDLQVVPGRHVGEAALSITADTQAWLRVQNRDLDLAEAIDAGLVSHSDEKLFAAYMRCFPL